In the Pelmatolapia mariae isolate MD_Pm_ZW linkage group LG10_11, Pm_UMD_F_2, whole genome shotgun sequence genome, ATTTCTTATGAATCCGATCTTGTACATTTGTCATAATAAAATGGCTTTTAAGCCTGATGTCGACTGTGCTCGTTTtacaaatgcaaaacatgcacaaacagcTGACCCTTATAACGCTTAAAATACACAaatgatacataaaaaaaataaaaacatgctaGAAACGAGTTGCAATTGCACCCTTTGTTATTTGAGCTGCTAACAGGACATGAACATGTACCAAAAAGCCCTTGACCTCCctgcctcacacacacagataagaataaataaatactgaagccaccacagaaaaacattaaaaactgaacTGAGGAAGAAGAGACTCCCcgaaaacattaaataaatacgATAAATTCCAATGTATCATAAAGCAGTCTAAACCTGGAGTATTTATTGAACCTTgtggaaatttttaaaaagtaattgaaTATAAATATGCATATATGAGCTttaatttctgtcatttttgcTACATCTGACATTTTGTTTAGCTTAAATAAACATTAACATATAAAGGGGTTAGGGTCAGATCTTCAGGATGCCTTTTCCCCAGACGTAGGTCACAGTGACAGATAAATTGTCTCACTGTGGGTTTTACCGCTGACTTTGGGGAAAATTAAAAGCCCCGACCTGGAGGATTCTGGTCCTAAAGTGCAGATGGCCAAGgtataaaaacagctttgttcCATCTGTTGTGTTGACGCTTCTAATAGGCCCATAATATAAAAGCAGTATAAAAGCTCTCTGAAGATCCCCAGTATTAGACGGCACAGCTGCAAATATTTAGTGGTctggtgtttgtgtttatgcatTCACTTGCCGACCAAAAGATCACGGGATCAATAGCAGCCAGACACACAGATCCTCGTATCTCTTTTATATAATAAAACATGAAAGTCCACTTAAAGCTCAGAGCCACATAAAGCTGCTCGTCACCATCGTAAACGCTGCTGAGATAAAATAATCTCTTGTGTCATGTGAGTGAGGGTCAGAGTTTGTTGCGGCTGTGAACTTTAGCACCACTCTTCTAAAACGGCACACTGTGAGATAAACTGTAACCACGTCAGCAGGAGGAAGCTTGTTTACAAACCATTGAGCACGTGCCGCTCTGTCAACCAAGCAGCAGGTCTAAAGGAACGCCGTGCATTCGTTTAACAGGCTgaggggtcaaaggtcacatgtTTGTCATCTGTTCTGCGCTGACGATGATCCATGCTGAGGAAAAACAGAGACGCTGGTGTTGGGCATTTGTTTGGAGAGTGTGAGACggccgaggaagaggaggaggaggcggaggagaGGACACAAAGGTCGTGTTGTGTAACCGGCACCACGTGAGCCCTGGTTGGGGGTGTGGGGGGATTTTATGGGATCTCTGTTTCTGTGATAATCCAAACCTCAGAGAGAGGAGATTAACCGTCACTTGGTTGCGTGTTTCACTGATGAAAAGACCCCAAATGACACATTTACTGTATGTATGATATAtaaactacactacacactcaTTCTAGGCAGTTTTTGTTTGGCTAGTCTTCCTATTGATCCTCAAATTTGATCTAAATGACTACAATTCCTCATCCGAGGACCCACGAATGTCTGAGTGGCTtccaataaaaacacagcatttaacatttttcagacacatatttttaatcaaaatactgcatttaaATTACAACATTATAGAAAACCACTATACATTTTGTTCACAGACAAATGTTTTAATCACattcttatttaaaataattatccCAGTTTTACAATCAGAAACTCACACTGTAGGAGGTTTTTAAGATCAGTTGTCTTTATGCACAGAAACTTCAGATTCAGTGTTGTGCcccaaaaataaaataccaaAGTCCCACCAGCACCACATACAGTATAATTCTAGCACCTGAACCTTTAAATACAGTAAACTACCAGACAGACACGTTATCCGAGCCAAACGTGAGATTAAACCAATAAAAGATCAAAGGTTTGGTCACCCAAAACCAACCATCACCATTAGCATGTCCTACAACTGAGGTCCAATTTTCTTTAATATGCTACATGAAGTAGAAAAGCAAGACATCTGAAGGTTTAAGGCTTTGAAAACATGGTTACTAAAACCAAACATCTGCAGTCCTTTTCTCCAACAACACCCAGTTTGGCAATAAGAGTGAATTAAACCCTTTTATAATGTTGTTTTATGGCATTTGGAGATTGCACGTGGCTGTATGTGTCTTAGATTCTTTCTGCTGCTCTCTTATTAACGAGAGATTGCCACAGCTGATCCATACACAGAATAACCTTCCAGGCACAACCTCAAATGGATTGGAGTCTTCTTCTGGTCTCGAACCGGGGATCTTTCTTCACACCTCTGAAAACATGTCCTTATATCAGTAATATCAGGCTTAAGAAAAGGCTTGGAATGTGGCTCCCCCAATCCAGAACAGACCCAGGCTATTGTACTCCTAATGGCGTGCCAAACCAAAATAAATGGAAGGGTCGTGTAAGCCGGATCCATCCGCTGTGGTGACGCTCATgggaaataagggagcagcaTAAATAATTAAAGTGCTTCCAATTAATGGCCCACAACCCAAAAAGTCATGAATCTACCAGACTGCATAGAGAAAAAGATACATTTTAGTAGGTGCACCATCACACCTACTTGTTTGCATATTAACCACTTAGCTGCTTGTGCTTTGTCCgtatttttaaaatctgtgtGCTTCTGTTGTTCTTCAGCTTCGTCACATGTGCGATGACATAAGCACAAATATACATTCAGCATAATAATAGTGCATACATTCATCGTTGTTGTGCTTATGACAATTTTCACGTTATTTTTTGGCAATACTTTAAATATTTGTGCTTAAATCTTAAGACTATAAGattcatgaaaataaaaaatggcaCTAACCGTGCATATCCACGGCTGTTTTCCTGTTAAATGTAGGGTAACTAGAAAAGCACACTAGtgtattttatgctttttgGTAGCTGCAGTCGCATTATAGCTAACATTTAATTGCACATGAAGAAAGAAGAATTAAGATTTTAGGTCAACCTTAAGCCACAGAATGCATatgttatttttaacatttaaaatagtGTTTTAACAGCAGGTTTGAGCCTCTGTATGAAGCACATTTGTCATCTTTTAGTGAGAAACTGAAGCCACTTTTGTGTTCTGATTAGATGCCAGCTTTCTAACAGTGTATTTGACATCTTAGCTGACATTTGCTGttcagtgacaataaaagtgcGTTTTACCCTGACAGTACCCATACATTACAGtgtgtattgtttttttatgtgttcaCAGACGTTTTGAAGGTGAGGCAACCCTGCACTGCAGCattaataacaaaagaaaaacaaaagctggcTGTGCTGCTGTTATCCGTTAAGACATGAGgaataaaaagctttaaaaacaggCACGGTTTTTCCCACTCGCACCTACTGGGTCTTCTTTTTTTGGACGGCAGGAACGTCCAGACCAACGGTACTCCCACCAAACAGGAAAGGGATGATCTTCTCAAACAGCAGGATGCAGCTCACCacgcctgcacacacacatgttagACACAGGACGTTATTTTGGCAACAACAAGCAGACATATGTCAGGTATGAGTCATTTAAATGACAGGCCAAGCTTCTTTATTTAGAGGACAGTCACCCTAATCGAACCATGGAGTAGCTTGTAGTGCAGGTCGGTCCTGAGCTCTTAGTCGGTTTTCTTATTTGCCGAGAGTTAGAAAAGACAACAAATACCACTCTCACATCTAAAAGTGGACGTGAGATCATAAAGAGTGGACTCCAGTCCGCTGCTTACCTAAAACTGGTCCCAGCCAGTACACAAAACAGTACTCCAGGTAGGTGTGGCCGCTGCAGGGGAACTGAACGGAGAAGGCCAATACTGGGTTGAAAATGGCTCCGGAAATCTCTCCAcctgcacaaaacaaaagatggAAGAATAATTAATTTACTTTATGCACATGGAACCATCTGCACTTTTTACCCACATGCTGAGGAGGGTAAATATGCATGCTTGCTGCATTTAATAATTGCACTTTTGCAAGCACAAAGGCTCACAGGATGGTTTAAATTCTGGATTTAGTAGGATTGTGATCAGTATTTTAGTTGTGCCGTTTAGATTTTGATTCTTGTGGGTCTATGTTGTGGTTCCCAGGACAGTACAATGTTTTTGACAGAAACCATGGCATGGTGATTGCCAGtattcaaaaagaaagaaaaaaaaagttttccgTGTCTGTGTGGTGTACGGGGCACAAACTGTGACCCTTTCTGTTTAAAGGGGGTTTCATTTACTTGTTTAGACTTGTGAAGAGTGGGAGGTGCCCCTCATTAACACACCTGCATAAACTGCTGCAGTTACAACAGCAGCGATGAAGTGCACCTGGAGTCTTTCGTCCAGTTTGTGGACGTGCATGCAGGCAGCCTGGAAAACGAAGGCGCAGGCCAGCTCCACCACCACGGCCTCCAGCAGCGTCCCGCCTAGGGGATCGAAGCACCTGAAGTCAGTGCTCTGGTGCTGCAGGTGGATGTCGGAGAGACCCTGCGACCACACGGAGGCGACATAAGACTGCGCGGCGACGGCAGCTGCGAACTGGAGCGTAATGAGGACGCCGGCCGCCCTTAAGCTGCGGGTTCCGCGGCACACGCTCTCCAGAGCTGCGGTGGGGTTACAGGTCGCGTCCTGGAAAGTTACCACGTGGACAAGAGTCACCGTGTAGGTGAGAGCCAGGCCGTAACTGAGCTCCAGCTGGGCCGAGTCTCCCAGCAGTTTGAGTTCATGCGTACAGCAGCAGAGCTGGAATGTGGACGCCGCCTCCAGCAGGTAAATCCGGTAATCTCTCGGGAACAGACGCGCTGCGGAGCGGATCAGCTCGCTGAGGAGCACCGAAACCCCCAGCACCGCTACGGAAACCCACAGGTCGGTCATCTCCCGGCTCTTCACTGCCCCACACGGTCTGACCTCAATGCATAAGCCGCTCCTCGTGACGGGGGCAACTTTCAGGACTTATCTGTCAGAGTAAAGTCCACTTGATCCACGCTGCTGCGTCAAGGCGCACGGATTGAGAccgccttcaaaataaaagtgggGATTTGCGTGCCTGATAATTAAAAGTATTTAGACTCAAAATACTTCAGTGCCAGCGAGGACACCGCTTTGTTCCACATGTTCAGTCAGAATATAAGCATGAAAAATGGAAACTCCATAGAGGTGTAATATGTTTGCGtggtaaaaagaaataaataaatccacagTGACTCTAAAGGCCAACTACTAAAAGTGGGCAATAAATGGGGAGCTGCAGTGATTGGCGGGATTACTCACAGCAAGCATCCTTATCAAACCGGTTACAAGAGTCAGCCTGAGGGCACTTTCTCTTTCAGTGTTTTGCCACCCGCAGTTCTAATTTAGTGTATTATTctttcatatatatttaattctaaacaaatgaaaaccggCACATACCTGTGACAGCATTAAAACCTGTATAATGtgatgtaaatgcaaaaaaatgagGTAAAAACGCAGAATATTAATTATAAACATTGTAAAACATGACTGATCTCTGAAATGTATCGAGTCTGTTTTCAACGAGTCTCTTTAGATATGATGCAGTCATCATTTCTCCCATTCAAAGCTCAAATGTGGGGACAGTcctcttcttttgctgctgtaacTTTTTATGCAGGTCATGTTCCTGCTGATCACACCACACATGCCTGTAAAGACACATATTTCCATGCTCTTTCTGTAAGAAATGCTTTTCCAATAAGTGGCGAGGTTTTGTACAAAACCAGAAAAATGAGTCAAATTACCAGCAGCAGATTTTGTTTTAGTTAACTATACTCACACTGCTCTCTGGCTTCCTTCAACAGCCCAAAGACACGAATGTTAgcttaactggtgattctaaattgtccCTAGACGTGAATGTGAGTGGGAGCGGTCTCTTTGTTGGCCTTTTGATGGACTTTTGCAAGTCAGAATTTTTGGATTAATAATGACATTAAATGTCCACCACTGTGGAGGGCCTCGAGTGCCAAAACAAGTTAAATAAACGCATAATtacatatttaataaaatgcatCAAATTACAATGGGAAATTgattaaatatataattatgattaaataattaaatatttccaGTTTTAATTGATACATTTAATTAACAATGTATTTGTTCATGTTGTCACTCATAGTCCTCTGTAACTACGAACTGGTCTGTTTCTTATAGCGCTTGGTTCCATTTCTGTCTACAAAGtgttaaataacaaaacaaaacaggcatGATTTCATCCACTAACAGGCAGGGTGGAGTTACTTCAGCTGACACAGTTAAAGGCGGGGTGCACCCCAGACCTGCTGACTATTAATTTTCCTGTTTGGCCTCGAGTTATTTTTAGTGTCCCACAGGAACCcatgctttattttgaaaagtcaaaTCAGGAACTGGGAGGTAAATATTTTGAAGGGCTTAACATTTGACCTTGCTACCAGTGAGAAGTTCAGGCAGAGGCAGCAGAAATCAGACAGTTCATTGAAAACCTGTTCTCTGACAGGTTTTCATTAAACATCATGCAGGTGTGTGGACATGAACTGTAGCAGGAGAAAGAAAGGCATAGGAGCACTTTTCATACACCCTGTGCTAATATCCAGGGTGCAGTGGTGGTGATCCTCCACATGTAGAGGGGGGAGTTCCATGTTTTATGGATATGGTGTTACTGTGTAAGAGAGAAGTTTTCAACAGTCATGAAAACTGGTTTTCTGTTTGCACAGCATCCTTTGACCTATATtaactggccactttattaggtataccaCGCTAGTGCCTGGCATAGACATAGTTCTGATCCTACCATCCAAAAGTCACAGCAGAAATGGAGGCCCATCAGATCAGGCAACATTTTTTGTCCAGTGTCGGTGAACTTGCCTTTGAGCTTTTCTTTTAGCTGGCGTGGTCTTCTGCCGCTGTAGCCCCTCTGCTTCAAGGTTctacatgttgtgcattcagactGTTGCCTTTCTATTGGCTCAAAGTGGTCTGGTCATTGCCCAGAGAGCTGCACTCACTGGATAAACGCCAGGAGATCAGGAggttctgaaatactcagaccagcctgccATGTGCAGTCACTTTTCtgccccattctgatgcttaaTTAGAATTTCAGTAGGtcctcttgaccatgtctatgTAAGACTTGCATAGATGATGAGATGTAAGCAATAATTCTATACAGCTGTGCTTATCTCTGCTTCAcagagtgaatgggttaaatgcagagaggaatttccccacagggatcaataaataaagtatacattatgcATATTTGCCCCCAGTGTTCCCAAAAACACTGGATAATTGCTCCAGGGGGCTGCAGTTACACTAATGCAATATAAAAATGGAGTACACTGACATTGAGATGTAAGATTTGCATAGTAAGTAATAATTCAGACAGACAGTAATAATATACAGTCTGTCTACATCCCTCTGTCCTTTCTCCAGCTCATGCGGTGAGCTGTACTTCTGTTTTCTGTACCAGCTCCCTTTACAGGCCTCCTGTGTCCACAACCATTATGCTCAGCCATAATCATTGCCCATTATACTAATTAGTAACTCACCAACCTCATATTCTTCAGATACCAATTTTACCAATCCCTGTAATAAGGGCAAAATGATCACATTTCTACTTCCGGACCTAATAATTTCATTCCTGTGCCCTGTAAATCACAGCCCCCAAAACCTGACAGTTTAGCAGTTATTGGCCTGCTTAACTGCAGATCTTTGTCCAATAAATCTTTTACTCTAAAcgatttcattatttatttattttatattaagcAGATTTGGCTGGGGATTGCTGCCCCCTTGTGGAACTTTGTCCACCCAACAATTTTTAAAGAATTAGTTTGCTCAATTGTTTATCAGCAGCCTCCTAAACCCCACTCTGAATTCTCCAAGTTCTGAAATCTGCTTTCATCTGATCTTACATTTAATCTATAATTCTTCTAATTGTGCAGCTCTTGATAATGTGGCCTCTTTAAAATCCAAATTTGCTCCAGCCGTTACCTTGGATCAATGATCATATTTGTCATCATAGATGAGAGAGCAGAAAAGCTGAACCTAGGTGGAAAAAACCTCCATGTGGGCTACCAGCACACGAAGTAGTTATTAACCTCGTTCAACTGACTTAAAAGATGCAAGAATATCCCGTTTCTCTGGCTTGATTAGCAATAATAGGCACAATCATTAGTTCCTGTTTAACACCACCAAC is a window encoding:
- the LOC134636682 gene encoding aquaporin-11-like, which gives rise to MTDLWVSVAVLGVSVLLSELIRSAARLFPRDYRIYLLEAASTFQLCCCTHELKLLGDSAQLELSYGLALTYTVTLVHVVTFQDATCNPTAALESVCRGTRSLRAAGVLITLQFAAAVAAQSYVASVWSQGLSDIHLQHQSTDFRCFDPLGGTLLEAVVVELACAFVFQAACMHVHKLDERLQVHFIAAVVTAAVYAGGEISGAIFNPVLAFSVQFPCSGHTYLEYCFVYWLGPVLGVVSCILLFEKIIPFLFGGSTVGLDVPAVQKKKTQ